The genomic stretch TAGGATGCTCAGTTTTCAATTCGTTGCGGTTGTTATAGACCTCTGCTGCCCATAGGCTGTTGGTAGAAGCCAAAACTGCAGAGAGGAATAACGCATGTCAAAATCAATGATCCTCAAAGCCATCTTCGCTATCGCGGTTATCGGCGGAGCAGTCTTCATAATCGTAAAAGACGAGCCAGCAACACCAACCGGCGACATCAACAGCATCCAGCCGCTGCCGGAACAGGACAACCCATAAATTAACCGAACCACCACACCGGAACAGGCGAAGCCACGTTGCAGACGACCAGAATCAAAGGACTGACCATCGCAGCTCTGGGCGTGCTGTTTATCGTGCCCGATGCGTTGCTGGTGAAAATCACCTCCGTGGATCCTGTGGTCTTTCTGTTCTGGCGCGGCCTGTTACTGGCGATCAGTTTTTTTGTGATCAGCTGGGCGCGATACCGTTCCCGGCTGGTGCCTGAAATTCGAAAATGCGGCCGTAAAGGCCTGTTCTGTGCCGGTGCCTTTGCCATCAGTACCCTCGGGTTCGTGGTTGGCATGAAGAACACAGCCGCCGGCAATGTGCTGGTCATCCTGAACACCGCGCCGGTCATCGCGGCCGTGATTGCCTGGGCGGTATGGAAAGAAACGCTGCCTCTTCGCACCTGGGTAGTTATTCTGGTGTGCGTCACCGGCGCCACCTTCATGGCCGTGGGCGAATTCGGCAAGGGCGACCCTCTGGGTCTGTTGATGGCCGTGGTTGCCGCCACTGCCCTGGCCTCCAACCTCAACGTAGCGCGCTCCAAACCCGACAGCGATATGAGCGTGATGCTTATGTTCGGCGCGCTGGTGTTGGCAGGTGTTGCGGCATTGCTTAGTGGTGCGCAGATGCCCTCGGCCCGTGATTTCTTCTTTATCGCCCTGCTCTGTCTGGTGTTCCTGCCCACTGCGTGCATCCTGATCCAGATTGGCCCCCGCTATATCCCGGCGGCGGAAGTCAGCCTGATGCTGCTTCTGGAAACCGTGTTCGGGTCTTTCCTTGTCTGGCTATTCCTCGGCGAAGTACCGCCAAAGCTCAGCCTGGTAGGTGGTGTTATTGTATTCTCCGCCCTGGCGGTGCATGGCTGGACAGAAGTAAGCCGGTACCGAAAAGCGCGGGTGGCAGTTGATTAACCCGGTTCCCGCGCGCGAAGATACGCGCTGATCAAAAACAAGGAACCGCAACAATGACCACCGTACCCAAGCTCACCGATGCCCTGTTGACCCTCGAGAACCGTGTCGCCACGCTTACTCTGAACCGTCACGACCTGCGCAATGCGCTGACCGGCTCAAACCTGATCGACGACATCGTGACCACCGCGGAATGGGTTAACCAGTGCGAAGACGTGTCGGTAATGGTGATCACCGGAGCGGGCTCTGCGTTCAGTGCAGGCGGCAACATCCGGGACATGGCCAACCGCAGCGGCGATTTTGCCGGCGACGTGGCCGAATGCGCCGACCGTTACCGCAAAGGCATCCAGCGCATTCCCCTGGCCCTGCAGAATGTGGAAATACCCATCATCGCCGCGGTCAACGGTCCCGCCATCGGAGCCGGCTTCGATTTGGCCAACATGGCGGATATCCGCATTGCCTCGGACAACGCAAAGTTCGGCGAAACCTTTCTTAACCTGGGAATCATTCCGGGTGACGGCGGCGCCTGGTTTATGCAGCGCCTGATTGGCTATCAGCGCGCCTTCGAGCTAACGCTCACCGGGCGGGTGATAGATGCTTCCGAGGCAAAGGAGCTGGGCATTGTTCTGGAGGTGGTGCCAGCGGACGAACTTATGAACGCCGCTAATGCCATGGCAAGTCGCATGGCCAGCCAGCCACCGAAAGCCACTCGCCTCACCAAACGCCTGATGAAAATGGCGCCGAGAATGGAGCTGAAGGATTTTCTGGATGTATGCGCCAACTTCCAGGGCATGTGCCACAACGAGCCTGAGCACCTGGAAGCGGTCAACAAAATGCTTGAAGCAATGTCGAAAAAATAGTGGCGGCGGCCAAATGGCCGCCTATCTATCAAACGGGGCTATTGCCCCGTAAAGACCTTGAGGTCGAGCTCTTTCTCCACCTGCCTTGTAATCGTCTCGTCAGAAAGACTGAAAGCCACATGGAACCCCTTTTCGGTCTCGATACCACCATCATTGATGATGGAAACCACCTGCGCAGGATCTGTCAGTTCACTGACATCTTCGACCAGCGCTATCTGATCATCTTCCGAAAGCAGACTGTTTGCCGCTTCAATCGCCGAGGAGGCACCCTGGCCGGGTGATGGCGTACAGACAATCATTCTGGCCTGCCCCACTGGCGTCACGATCAGCCGCTTGGCTTTCTCGATGGGATCGTTCACATAATCTGCGATTTGCTTACCGATAGTTTCAACTTCGGCCATGGCGGTTTGTCTCCTCATGCGGAAAGCATTGAGTTAAAGCTTACGCCGGGGGTGGGAACGTCGATCACTGCGCTGCTTGAGTCGTCAATTTGGATGGAGATTGAAAAAAGATATCTCTCAGGTTATGTTGCCAATTTTCTTGCGCCTGCCCTGGAATATTTCGGAAATATAGGCACTTAGGCGATCTTTCTAATGCCGGGTGGAATATATAGAACCTCGAACCAGCCTGGAGTATTAAGTTTTTTATGAAGCAGTTTCTGCCAAGCGTCGTTCTCACAGTTTGTCTATCACCATACCTCGCGGCTGAAACCAATAGATTACCCGAAGGCTTCACAAAACCTACCTTCAGCTATACACAGATCGGTTTTCAGTATGGCTACATCGATCTGAAAACGGAGATTCCTACCACTGATGGAACCTACGACAAGCTCGACGCTGTCGAAATCACTGGTTCTTATCAAATTGCACAGAACTTCTTCATTGGAGCGCATTTCCGTCGCGCCGACGAGAAAAAGCAGCGTTCGAAAGTGGAGATCTCCTCTGGCGCTTTATTTCTGGGAATGCCTCTGGATGCCAGCGAAAAGGTTGATGTCATTCCGACAATAGGTATCGGCGAATTTAATACTGAAGCATGTGGTGTCACTCTATGTTTTTCAGATAGCGATACGGCAGCTGTATTTGGAGCGCAGCTTCGCGTTTTTGCCATACCCGATACCCTGGAGCTAAAGCTGGGCGTCCATGACAACACACTTGAAGGTTCTGATCCCTACTACACGATCGGCCTGGCCGGCTGGGCAAAGCGCCATCACCGCTTATCGTTTGAATACACCGATGCGGAGGGAATTAGAGGATATGGGCTTGGCTACGGTTTTAACTGGTGAATCAACAACGAAAGAAAAATCTCTTGCTAGATTCACGTTCGTGACTTACACGGTCCCGGGAGTAAAAAACAAAATTGCCGCTTCGCCTGTCGACGCACTCTTACGGTGGGAGAAGCTGACGGTGGCGGCATTCACCCGCCACCTTAGAGTTCTGTCAATAACTGTGCGCCAATGCAAGGTACTCAATTATGAATACGGACTTCAGTTTCAACAGTCGATTCGATTATGGTCTGGATCTCATTATAGATATCCGTGTCAACTTCCGGTGCTTCAATTGATATGATTAAAGCGTATCTAGCAGTCTTGTTGAATGACTCAAGCTTTGTTCTAGTTCTCCACCATCCCATAGCAGGGTAAACCGCAATTACCCCTCTCTCTGATAGCTCGATAGCACTACCGCGCCATACATCTTTATGTATTGAGCCTCGATGCCTGTATTCGCCAAAAAGCCAATTGGGATCTCCATTCCCAACTGTTGAATTCCCCTGTTCAGCACTTTGAGCTGCGCGTGACATTCTAGCCTTGAATGCATCCGTGGACTCAGTTGGGCGCTTTACATCGAAGCGAAGTTGATGGCTCGGGTAACGATATTTACTTGAGACATTGCGACTGGAAGGATTCGGCTCCACGAAATACGACAGCGTAACCGTCATCCTAATCTCTGTATCACCCAAAGATGCCAAAAGATCTTTCGGCCACGGCAGTTCATGCAAATTCATGTCTTTGGTTGATGGGGATTTTCCCTTCTTTTTTTCAAAGGGCTGAATATGGTCTTCTACAACCATAACAACAGAATTTTTTAAGCTACTAAGCGCACGATTTACGCTTGGAGCGCCAAAACCAACACAACGGGCTAAACGCTTGGCATTATGCTTGTCTGTTTTCTTAGGGTCGGTGAACTGCTCCGTCATTGCATCGGTCCATTCGGCCGAATGGATCATCAACGCCCTTACAGTCTCAGGCCATAGATTTGGATATTCGTGCAGAATCTTTGCAGAAAAATTCGCTGCCAAGGCAGTTGCAGCGCTTGTTGCTTCGAATGTTGAGAAGTGCCTCTCTGAAATGTCATGGTTTGTAGTTAGAAGCTTGAGACTATTTAGGCCTGCACAGCTATATTATCCTTCCCACATTGCCAGCCTCGAAAACAACCTCAGGCTTTATCGGCATCGAGTTTTCCCAGGTGAGTGATGTCGTACTATACGGGCTCAAGCCTCCATTTGGAGCTACTGGCTCATAGTTGTCAGCCCCTAGATCATCAATAACCACCTTTCTTGTGTACCCGCCCACTGTAATTGCATTCCAAGCTTGGCCTGGGTCGTGAATATCTTGTAACTCATTATGAGAGGGGTAACCCATTAATTCGGTTAAGTCATCGCCGGTGTTTCCTGCACACACCAGCATAAGTCGGGGAAACCGATTTTCTCCCAAATAGTCAGAGCAAAGGCTGTCGATCGTGCTTGACCAAGCCGATGGCCGTCCTCTATCCCTTGAATCGGTAGCAGACAATGCCATGACATAGACACGATTCCGATCAAACGCTTGAATTTCCGGCAGTGAAACCCCTTCCGCTGTAATTACTCCATGGTGCCTGCCCTTATTGTCCCCGGGCGATCTGATTAGCTTGACCCCTTCCAAGCGCCAATTCACCTCGAGATCCTCTGTGGTCTCAAGCGCCGTCGTGAGGTCACCCCATACAGAGAGGCCGCTCATTCCCGTTCCATGGCCGTCTTCATCATTAATGATCCATGACGGATCAATGACATGTCGATCATCGGAATCAAGGACAGGAGAGATTAATGGATGCCCGGAGTTGATACCGCTATCAAGAACACAAATGAAAGGACTGTTTTCATTGTTTGTAAACTTGGTTCTTTCCAGTAATTCGGTTACCCATTCCGTTTGTTCTTCTCTGCCCATTGCATCAAAGAACTCTGCTGTCTCTTTAGCTCGTCTAATCTCGGAAATCTTGCTCATTAATAGAGAGCTTTGAGATAACTTTGACTTGGTGCAGTGGGCCAAAAGCACTGTTCGTTCAGGAAACTCCAAAGTGCTGTCAGAAACTTCGATCCCAATTGAAACTGCAACTTTTTTAAAGTCGTGGACTACAGCCGTTCTGTCATCTAGAACAGGCAGCCATATCTCCCACCAAATTTCTTGTTGGCCGTCTGTTGGTAAGGCCGAATCGTCGTCGTTCCAAAGTTCGTTAAATGCTGACTCTCGTATAGATTCGATCGCATCTATGAGCGTTCTGTTATCTCGAGGACCGCCTTTACGATCCTTACGCCCCTCTAGGTAGTCTTTAATCTTTTTCTCAAAAAATCCGATCTTATCAATGGGAACAAAAACGGTAGCGGTAACTTTATCGTCATGATACCGCACATTTAGTAATTCAAGTTTTTGTCGTGAGTCAGCCAGACTCTCGAATGCAAGCTCAACCCCGGGGAAGCTATCAAACGTCACTTGAAGGCCGATAGATGACTCTAGCTCGTACTGTTCTGCCTCTCGAACTATTGCAGGCTTCGATTCTTTCACACGATTAAGCTGGGAGGAGAGGCTTGCGGCTTGTTCCATTCGATTTCGTTGCGGAACATTTTTGGCAGTGACTACCTTCCTTGGATATGTGTATTTTTCAGGTTTGCCAGTACTACCGAGAATTATATGCTGCCGTCCATCCTTGATGCGGGGCATTTACAGCTCCTAACTTTATATTGATTTTCTCATCTCTCGACGATCAGTTATAGCATCTTCCAACATGCTATCAGTGACTTTGTTATGCCCGTATATAAGAGTTTCCTTCAATGCCTCATCTGCGACCCTAACAACTTCAGCATTACTAAGCCCCTCGCAAAGGTCGGGAAGCTTCGACCACTGGAAATCTTTCGCGACATGACCAGCTAATCTCCCCTTAAACAACCTTACTATTTCATCTTTACTAGGCATTGCATACCTGATTACATCATCGAAACGCCGAAAAAGTGCGCTATCAAGAACCTCGATGTGATTTGTGGCGCATACAATTAGGCTATTGGAATGGTCTTCTTCGATCATTTGAAGAAAGCTATTCAAGATTCTTCGGGCTTCACCAACGTCATTCCCTCCTTGGCGCTGCGAACCGAGAGCATCAAATTCATCAAAAAAATATACGCCTCGAACATTTGATATTGCATCAAACACCTGGCGAAGCTTTGCCGATGACTCACCCATAAATTTTGTTATAAGTGAGTCAAGCCTAACCTGAAATAGCGGGTAATCAAGTTCACCGGCGAGCGCAGACGCCGTATAGGTCTTCCCCGTTCCGGGCGGACCAACAAGAAGCACTCTTCTCCTTGGGTGTAGTCCGTGGTCCTTTAGACGACTCATAAACCTTTGCTCTCGAACAATTCGGTCCAGTTGATATCTCACTTTATCCGAAACGACCAGGTCAGAAAGCCTGTTTTTAGGATGGGAAGCAACTAAAAGACCTGATTCATCCGAAATACTTTTAGCTATTGAAACCGAAGCCTTTCGGAAGGAATTTTTCTTCGCCCTTTGAACAATGTCCCTGAGTTCTTGAGCCAATTTCCCATGGCCGCTACGAGCTTCATGCGCAGCAACTTGCAGTGCTATGGACACAAAGCGTTCGTCATCATTCTCAAGATGCGACTTAACCAATGCTTTTAAGTGCTCTGAACTTGCCATAACGTTACACGCTCTGTATGTGGTGCTCGTTTGCTAAATTAGATGCTGGAATGATAGTGAAGATCTAGGGCGTTGTCTCATTAAATGGATCTGAATGTGCTGAGCAATGCCGCAAGGTGACTACCTTATCTCTAAATCCAAAAACTCAAGGCGGCAACTGGAACCGCTGACTGTAGTGGGGCATTGATTTTATTGGTGCTCCGGGCCGGAATCGAACCGGCACGACCTAACGGTCGAGAGATTTTAAGTCTCTTGTGTCTACCAATTTCACCACCGGAGCATTCGGGGGAGGTTTTGACGGGCAGAATTGTATAAGTCTGCGTGGGGTAACGCAATTCGGATTCTGCCCGCACTATCAGGCTGCCGGGCTGGTCTCTACCGGGTTGATCGCCCTGCCCTTATAAATGTATCCCGCGATTTTCGGGGCCTTGGGGATGTAGAGGTTTTCCAGCTCCTGGATTTCAAAGCCGGCGTGACGGATCAGGTCTGCGATGTGTCGGTTCAGGTGGCAGCCGCCGGCCAGCTTTTTCCAGCCCGGGGTAATGCGGTTTTGCCATTTCCTCGTGTCATCGTGGGGCGATTCGCCGTGTTCCAGGAACAGGAGTTCACCGCCGGGTTTGAGCACTCGGCGCATCTGTTGAAGAGCGGCATTCCAGTCGGGGATCGTACACAGGGTGAAGGTCAGCAGAACGGTGTCCACGGAGTTGTCGTCCAGAGGGATTTTCTCCCCGGGCAGATCCAGCCATTCAACCTTTATTGGAGTTTTGGCAAGGTTGGGCTGGGCCTTTCTACGCATGCCTTCTGAGGGCTCCAGGCCGTACACCATATCGACATTATTGGCGTTGTAGAACTCCATGTTGATGGCCGAGCCCATGCCCACTTCCAGAACCACACCTTTGGCATGGGGAACCACCTGGCTACGAAGTTTCATCACCTGGCCCATTGAGCAAGCCCGGTCTATGATGTGAGGCAGTATTCTGTCTTCGTAAAAGCTCATCGGCATCACCATAATTGTTTTAAATCAAGGGTGCGACAATCGGCCCTATCGAAACTGCTAGCTTATTTAGTAGCATAGTAACCATCTGCCGGTAATAACAATATAACAATCAGAGCTAAGGCAGCGGCTGAACGGGTTCGCTGGGCCCGTTTGTTATGATGTGATCGTTACCGGAGGGTTCCCATGGAACTTGATCCTCTCATCCTATCGCGAATCCAGTTCGCGTTCGTGGTGTCATTTCACGCCATTTTTCCGGTGTTTACCATCGGCCTCGCTTCCTACATCGCGGTACTCGAAGGCCTGGCCTTCAAAACCGAGAATCCGTTGTGGGTGAAGCTCTCTGCCTTCTGGACCAAGGTGTTTGCCGTGGTGTTCGGCATGGGGGTGGTATCAGGCATCGTGATGTCGTTCCAGTTTGGTACCAACTGGAGTAACTTCGCCCAGGCCTCTGCCAATTTCCTTGGCCCAATCCTGAGTTATGAGGTGGTCACGGCGTTCTTCCTTGAGGCGGCGTTCCTCGGCGTGCTCCTGTTTGGTCGCGACAAGGTGCCCGCTGGTGTTCACCTGTTTGCCGCTATCATGGTTGCCACCGGCACCTTCATTTCGTCGTTCTGGATTCTCTCGGCGAACAGCTGGATGCAGACTCCGGCCGGCACCGAACTTCGCGACGGCGTGTTCTACGTGACTTCCTGGAGCGAGGCGATCTTCAATCCCTCATTCCCCTATCGCTTCGCCCACATGGCATTGGCTTCTTTCCTTACCGGTGGCTTTGTTGTGGCCGGCGTGAGCGCCTGGTACCTGTTGCGCGGTCGCGAGGTTGAGGCCAACAAGAAAGCACTGTCCATGTGCCTTTGGCTGTTGCTGTTCATTGCGCCCGCCCAGGCAGTCCTGGGGGATTTCCACGGCCTGAACACTCTGGAGCATCAGCCGGCCAAGGTGTCAGCGATGGAAGGCAATTGGGAAACTTCCCGCAATGTGCCTCTGTTGTTGTTTGCCATTCCCGATCAGGAAAACCAGCGCAACCTGTTTGAGATTGGCATTCCCAGCCTGGCCAGTTTCATTCTCACCCACGAATGGGACGGCGAGGTTCCGGGCCTGAACGAAGTGGCTGTTGAAGAGCAGCCGCCCGTCGCGATCGTGTTCTGGTCCTTCCGGATCATGGTGGGTATTGGCTTGCTGATGATCGCCTTCGCAGTCACCGGCCTGGTTTTGAGGGCCGGAGGACGGTACTGGCGCACCAGCTGGTTCCTGCAGGGTATGCGCTTTATGAGCATTGCCCCCTTCTTTGCGGTGCTGACAGGCTGGTTCGTGACCGAAACAGGCCGGGCACCCTGGCTGGTGTACGGCCAGATGATCCAGGCACAGGCATTGACTCCCTCACTGACGGGCGGCATGGCATTGTTCACACTCATCGGCTATATCGTTGTGTACGCTCTGGTGTTCTCTGCCGGCGTGTATTACCTGATGCGCGTGCTTTATGTCGGTCTCGAAGACCACGATGAAGACGAGCACGAGGCCGAACGGCCGAAGCGTCCGTTCTCCGCCGCACACGTGCCTTTCGAAATCGATCACGACTCCGGCGATACTGTTGGTACTGCCAAGCCAGTAAACCAGGGAGGTCACTGATTATGGAACTGTTTGATCTGCCTCTTATCTGGGCATTTATTATCGGCTTCGGCATCATCATGTATGTACTGATGGACGGCTTCGATCTGGGCGTGGGGATTCTCTTCCCCTTCGCCCCGAACGAGGAAGCCCGGGACACCATGATGAACTCGGTGGCGCCGGTATGGGACGGCAACGAAACCTGGCTGGTGCTGGGTGGTGCCGGGCTCCTTGCCGCGTTCCCGATGGTGTATTCCATCTTCCTGCCGGCATTGTACATCGGTGTATTCCTGCTGCTGGCCGGGCTGATCTTCCGGGGCGTGGCGTTTGAGTTCCGGTTCAAGGCCCGCACCTCCCGCTATCTGTGGAACTGGGCTTTCGCGGGCGGTTCAACCGTTGCGTCCTTCGCACAGGGTGCTGTCGTCGGCGCCTATATTCAGGGTTTCGAAACCGCCAACGGCGTTTATGTGGGCGGCGCGCTGGACTGGCTTACGCCATTCACCGTTCTCACGGGCCTCGGAATGCTGGCCGGCTACTCCCTGCTGGGTTCCACCTGGCTGATCATGAAAACCGAGGGTTACCTGCAGCAGTGGGCCTACAAGATTACCCTGCCGTTGCTGCTGGCGGTGCTGGTTGTCTTTGGCATCATTGGGGTCTGGACGCCGTTCGTGGACGAAATGGTCCGTGAGCGCTGGTTCTCTAACCTGAGTATCATCTGGGTTCTGCCAGTCCTGACCCTGCTTTGTGCTATTCAGATCTACCGTTCGGTACGTGATCGCCGGGACGGCATGCCGTTTGTGGCTACCATGGGGCTGTTCATCACCACCTATCTGGGTCTGGTGGTCAGCCGCTGGCCCTATGTGGTTCCCCCGGAATACACGCTCTGGGAAGCCGCGTCCGCCTACGAGTCCCAGCTGTTCCTGCTGTTGGGCCTGCTGTTCGTGATCCCGATCGTGCTGGTGTACACCGCCTGGACCTACTGGGTCTTCCGCGGCAAGGTGCGCGCCGGAGAGGGATACCACTGAGTGGCGGAGCCACTGGCTAATGATGGCGGGGGAGGTTCCCCCGCCACTGACCAGAAAACCGTCAAAGGCTGGCTCGCGCAGCTTGCCCTCGGCAATCGACTCTGGATCCGCATTGCTGTTGCTGCGGGCACAGTGGCCGGCATAGCGACCATCATCCAGATGGTTTTGTTGGCCCGGATAATTCATCTGGGCGTGATTGACGAGGTCCCTATCGCGGACCTCACTCCCCTCTTCCTTGGGCTCATTCTCGCACTGGTGGTTCGGGCACTTGGCCAGGGCTTTCAGACGCGTTTTGCTGCCCGTTGCAGCGAACAGGTACGGCGGGATGCCAGGCGTCAGCTCCACAAACACTGGCAGGCCACCGGCCCGGTAGAGCTGGGCCAATCCTCCGCAGGCACCCTTGCCCGGGAATGGATTGACCACGTGGAAGCACTGCACGGTTATTTCGCCCGTTTTCTGCCGCAAATGACGCTGTCGATGATCGTGCCCCTGCTGATCCTCGTTCTCGTGTTCTGGCTGGACTGGCTGGCCGGTATTTTCCTGCTGTTGTCTGCCCCTCTGATTCCTCTGTTCATGGCGCTGGTGGGCATGGGCGCGGAAAAACTTAACCAACAGCACTTCGAGACCATCAGCCGGCTCTCCGGACAGTTTCTGGACAAGGTGCGCGGGCTAACCACCCTCCAGTTGTTTGGCCAGACGACGGGCGCTGCAGAACTCATTCGCAAACGGTCCGATCACTATCGGCGCGTTACCATGAAAACGCTGCGGATTGCGTTTCTCTCGTCCGCGGTCCTGGAGTTCTTTGCCTCAGTGGCCATTGCCGTTATCGCCATTTACATCGGTTTTGGTTTGCTGGGCTACATCACCTATGGCCCGTCCGAAGATCTCACGCTGTTTTCCGGGCTTCTGATTCTGTTGCTGGCCCCGGAGTTCTTCCAGCCCTTACGGACGCTGTCACAGCATTATCATGATCGCGCAGCGGCTATGGGTGCGGGCACAGAAATTCTTGAACGGCTTGGTTCGCCAGCGCACTTCGACACGTCTACAGATGGCAACCCGGTAGCAGGTGCGGATGATCGCATTGAGTTGCGGTCCGTCAGTAAACGCTTTCGGTCGGATCAGCCCGTGATTCAGGATCTGTCGCTGACCATCCAAAAAGGCGAAGTAATTGCCCTCACCGGCCCCTCGGGTGGCGGCAAGTCCACCCTGCTGCATCTGCTGGCCGGTTTTATGGCACCGGATACCGGTGAACTCCACCTGTTTGGC from Marinobacter adhaerens HP15 encodes the following:
- a CDS encoding DMT family transporter; its protein translation is MQTTRIKGLTIAALGVLFIVPDALLVKITSVDPVVFLFWRGLLLAISFFVISWARYRSRLVPEIRKCGRKGLFCAGAFAISTLGFVVGMKNTAAGNVLVILNTAPVIAAVIAWAVWKETLPLRTWVVILVCVTGATFMAVGEFGKGDPLGLLMAVVAATALASNLNVARSKPDSDMSVMLMFGALVLAGVAALLSGAQMPSARDFFFIALLCLVFLPTACILIQIGPRYIPAAEVSLMLLLETVFGSFLVWLFLGEVPPKLSLVGGVIVFSALAVHGWTEVSRYRKARVAVD
- a CDS encoding enoyl-CoA hydratase-related protein, encoding MTTVPKLTDALLTLENRVATLTLNRHDLRNALTGSNLIDDIVTTAEWVNQCEDVSVMVITGAGSAFSAGGNIRDMANRSGDFAGDVAECADRYRKGIQRIPLALQNVEIPIIAAVNGPAIGAGFDLANMADIRIASDNAKFGETFLNLGIIPGDGGAWFMQRLIGYQRAFELTLTGRVIDASEAKELGIVLEVVPADELMNAANAMASRMASQPPKATRLTKRLMKMAPRMELKDFLDVCANFQGMCHNEPEHLEAVNKMLEAMSKK
- a CDS encoding S8 family serine peptidase produces the protein MSERHFSTFEATSAATALAANFSAKILHEYPNLWPETVRALMIHSAEWTDAMTEQFTDPKKTDKHNAKRLARCVGFGAPSVNRALSSLKNSVVMVVEDHIQPFEKKKGKSPSTKDMNLHELPWPKDLLASLGDTEIRMTVTLSYFVEPNPSSRNVSSKYRYPSHQLRFDVKRPTESTDAFKARMSRAAQSAEQGNSTVGNGDPNWLFGEYRHRGSIHKDVWRGSAIELSERGVIAVYPAMGWWRTRTKLESFNKTARYALIISIEAPEVDTDIYNEIQTIIESTVETEVRIHN
- a CDS encoding S8 family peptidase, which gives rise to MPRIKDGRQHIILGSTGKPEKYTYPRKVVTAKNVPQRNRMEQAASLSSQLNRVKESKPAIVREAEQYELESSIGLQVTFDSFPGVELAFESLADSRQKLELLNVRYHDDKVTATVFVPIDKIGFFEKKIKDYLEGRKDRKGGPRDNRTLIDAIESIRESAFNELWNDDDSALPTDGQQEIWWEIWLPVLDDRTAVVHDFKKVAVSIGIEVSDSTLEFPERTVLLAHCTKSKLSQSSLLMSKISEIRRAKETAEFFDAMGREEQTEWVTELLERTKFTNNENSPFICVLDSGINSGHPLISPVLDSDDRHVIDPSWIINDEDGHGTGMSGLSVWGDLTTALETTEDLEVNWRLEGVKLIRSPGDNKGRHHGVITAEGVSLPEIQAFDRNRVYVMALSATDSRDRGRPSAWSSTIDSLCSDYLGENRFPRLMLVCAGNTGDDLTELMGYPSHNELQDIHDPGQAWNAITVGGYTRKVVIDDLGADNYEPVAPNGGLSPYSTTSLTWENSMPIKPEVVFEAGNVGRII
- a CDS encoding AAA family ATPase codes for the protein MASSEHLKALVKSHLENDDERFVSIALQVAAHEARSGHGKLAQELRDIVQRAKKNSFRKASVSIAKSISDESGLLVASHPKNRLSDLVVSDKVRYQLDRIVREQRFMSRLKDHGLHPRRRVLLVGPPGTGKTYTASALAGELDYPLFQVRLDSLITKFMGESSAKLRQVFDAISNVRGVYFFDEFDALGSQRQGGNDVGEARRILNSFLQMIEEDHSNSLIVCATNHIEVLDSALFRRFDDVIRYAMPSKDEIVRLFKGRLAGHVAKDFQWSKLPDLCEGLSNAEVVRVADEALKETLIYGHNKVTDSMLEDAITDRREMRKSI
- a CDS encoding class I SAM-dependent methyltransferase; this encodes MSFYEDRILPHIIDRACSMGQVMKLRSQVVPHAKGVVLEVGMGSAINMEFYNANNVDMVYGLEPSEGMRRKAQPNLAKTPIKVEWLDLPGEKIPLDDNSVDTVLLTFTLCTIPDWNAALQQMRRVLKPGGELLFLEHGESPHDDTRKWQNRITPGWKKLAGGCHLNRHIADLIRHAGFEIQELENLYIPKAPKIAGYIYKGRAINPVETSPAA
- a CDS encoding cytochrome ubiquinol oxidase subunit I, with the protein product MELDPLILSRIQFAFVVSFHAIFPVFTIGLASYIAVLEGLAFKTENPLWVKLSAFWTKVFAVVFGMGVVSGIVMSFQFGTNWSNFAQASANFLGPILSYEVVTAFFLEAAFLGVLLFGRDKVPAGVHLFAAIMVATGTFISSFWILSANSWMQTPAGTELRDGVFYVTSWSEAIFNPSFPYRFAHMALASFLTGGFVVAGVSAWYLLRGREVEANKKALSMCLWLLLFIAPAQAVLGDFHGLNTLEHQPAKVSAMEGNWETSRNVPLLLFAIPDQENQRNLFEIGIPSLASFILTHEWDGEVPGLNEVAVEEQPPVAIVFWSFRIMVGIGLLMIAFAVTGLVLRAGGRYWRTSWFLQGMRFMSIAPFFAVLTGWFVTETGRAPWLVYGQMIQAQALTPSLTGGMALFTLIGYIVVYALVFSAGVYYLMRVLYVGLEDHDEDEHEAERPKRPFSAAHVPFEIDHDSGDTVGTAKPVNQGGH
- the cydB gene encoding cytochrome d ubiquinol oxidase subunit II, which encodes MELFDLPLIWAFIIGFGIIMYVLMDGFDLGVGILFPFAPNEEARDTMMNSVAPVWDGNETWLVLGGAGLLAAFPMVYSIFLPALYIGVFLLLAGLIFRGVAFEFRFKARTSRYLWNWAFAGGSTVASFAQGAVVGAYIQGFETANGVYVGGALDWLTPFTVLTGLGMLAGYSLLGSTWLIMKTEGYLQQWAYKITLPLLLAVLVVFGIIGVWTPFVDEMVRERWFSNLSIIWVLPVLTLLCAIQIYRSVRDRRDGMPFVATMGLFITTYLGLVVSRWPYVVPPEYTLWEAASAYESQLFLLLGLLFVIPIVLVYTAWTYWVFRGKVRAGEGYH
- the cydD gene encoding thiol reductant ABC exporter subunit CydD is translated as MAEPLANDGGGGSPATDQKTVKGWLAQLALGNRLWIRIAVAAGTVAGIATIIQMVLLARIIHLGVIDEVPIADLTPLFLGLILALVVRALGQGFQTRFAARCSEQVRRDARRQLHKHWQATGPVELGQSSAGTLAREWIDHVEALHGYFARFLPQMTLSMIVPLLILVLVFWLDWLAGIFLLLSAPLIPLFMALVGMGAEKLNQQHFETISRLSGQFLDKVRGLTTLQLFGQTTGAAELIRKRSDHYRRVTMKTLRIAFLSSAVLEFFASVAIAVIAIYIGFGLLGYITYGPSEDLTLFSGLLILLLAPEFFQPLRTLSQHYHDRAAAMGAGTEILERLGSPAHFDTSTDGNPVAGADDRIELRSVSKRFRSDQPVIQDLSLTIQKGEVIALTGPSGGGKSTLLHLLAGFMAPDTGELHLFGESAGSFRFGWLGQKGFLVQGTWADNLRLTTPDASDIAIETALRNVGLGSLLDSRQQGIYSPVSEEGQGLSGGQARRLSLARIFLADYDLILLDEPTAGLDSDSEVFVLEALHKLAVAGKTLIFSTHHQALLTLANRVLLVSGGEVRDA